The proteins below come from a single Malus sylvestris chromosome 3, drMalSylv7.2, whole genome shotgun sequence genomic window:
- the LOC126616833 gene encoding protein phosphatase PP2A regulatory subunit A-like, giving the protein MGGVPALLPTLQVKAMILIHSALSDDTRTVVDSVELELTDMDLKSISSRSLPDPHTLRKSSHLLGPKVLQELSTDSSQHVRSALASVIMGMAQVLGKDATIEQLLPIFLSLLKDEFPDVSISHV; this is encoded by the exons ATGGGGGGAGTTCCGGCGCTGCTTCCGACGCTGCAAGTGAAGGCGATGATCCTGATCCACTCCGCCTTGTCCGATGACACGCGTACTGTGGTGGATTCGGTGGAGTTGGAGCTCACCGACATGGACCTCAAATCCATCTCCTCCAGGTCCTTGCCCGACCCGCATACCCTCCGAAAGTCCTCTCACCTCCTCGGCCCCAAAGTCCTCCAG GAATTGTCGACAGATTCTTCCCAGCACGTTCGTTCTGCATTGGCTTCAGTAATAATGGGAATGGCACAAGTTTTAGGAAAG GATGCAACTATAGAGCAGCTGCTGcctatttttctttctcttctaaAAGACGAGTTTCCTGATGTTTCAATATCTCATGTTTGA